A genomic window from Lycium barbarum isolate Lr01 chromosome 4, ASM1917538v2, whole genome shotgun sequence includes:
- the LOC132637765 gene encoding uncharacterized protein LOC132637765 yields MKEVVKKEIIKRLDAGVVYPIADRKWVSRVQCVLKKGGIAVVPNAKNELIPTRTVTGWRVCMDYRKLNSATCKDHFHMPFIDPMLDWLAGSSYYCFLNGYSGCNQINIALEDKEKTTFTCPHVTPRTMAWE; encoded by the coding sequence ATGAAAGAGGTGGTCAAAAAGGAGATTATCAAAAGGTTAGATGCTGGAGTTGTGTACCCGATTGCAGATAGGAAATGGGTTAGCCGGGTGCAATGTGTTCTGAAGAAGGGTGGCATCGCAGTGGTGCCCAATGCAAAGAACGAGCTGATTCCGACAAGAACAGTTACAGggtggagagtgtgtatggattACCGAAAGCTGAACTCTGCAacatgcaaggaccatttccatatgccttttattgatccaATGCTTGATTGGCTAGCGGGAAGTTCATATTATTGCTTCTTGAATGGGTATTCCGGCTGTAACCAGATAAATATTGCCTTAGAGGACAAGGAGAAGACCACATTCACTTGTCCTCATGTCAcacctcgaaccatggcctgggagtaA